From a region of the uncultured Desulfatiglans sp. genome:
- a CDS encoding Glycosyltransferase, group 2 family protein, which translates to MPAMPANLEISFIVVNWNTREYLLACLESIHRTVTDIPFEIILVDNASLDGSVEAVEKRFPEVHIIRNETNRGFAAANNQAFTPMRGRYALLLNTDAVLLDGAVKELHTFMETQTDAAMACGQLLNRDGTRQRSVAAFPSWLTLIANETLLSLLFPRKHPGKHRCPATPHPVDSCIGACLMVRSSAIREVGGFDERYFFFFEETDWALQMKKAGWSSYLVPQARIIHDQGQSVGQNVRARIHFYRSRYRYLRKWHPRSFVLLWTLVFLRLLVNTLLASAGVLLSFGTARALRRRLKVYIQLIFWHLKGCPEP; encoded by the coding sequence ATGCCCGCCATGCCTGCCAACCTGGAAATCAGCTTTATCGTCGTCAACTGGAATACCCGCGAGTACCTCCTCGCCTGTCTCGAGAGCATTCACCGAACCGTGACCGATATCCCTTTCGAGATCATCCTCGTAGACAATGCCTCGCTGGATGGAAGCGTCGAGGCAGTGGAGAAACGGTTTCCCGAGGTGCACATCATCCGCAATGAGACCAACCGCGGGTTTGCGGCCGCCAACAACCAGGCCTTCACACCCATGCGCGGCCGGTACGCCCTTCTGCTCAACACCGATGCGGTCCTCCTCGACGGCGCAGTCAAAGAGCTGCACACCTTCATGGAAACGCAAACGGATGCCGCCATGGCATGCGGGCAACTTCTCAACCGGGACGGAACCCGTCAAAGATCCGTTGCCGCTTTTCCCTCCTGGCTGACGTTGATCGCCAACGAAACGCTGCTGAGCCTGCTGTTTCCTCGCAAACACCCTGGAAAACACAGGTGTCCCGCCACGCCACACCCGGTGGATTCATGCATCGGCGCCTGTCTGATGGTCAGGTCCTCCGCTATCCGAGAGGTGGGAGGGTTCGATGAGCGCTATTTCTTCTTCTTCGAAGAAACGGATTGGGCGCTGCAGATGAAGAAGGCAGGCTGGAGCAGCTATCTCGTTCCCCAGGCACGCATCATCCATGATCAAGGTCAAAGCGTGGGGCAGAATGTACGGGCAAGGATCCACTTTTACCGTTCGAGGTACCGGTACCTGCGCAAATGGCACCCGAGGTCCTTTGTGCTCCTCTGGACCCTGGTCTTTTTGCGACTGCTCGTAAACACCCTGCTGGCAAGCGCGGGCGTCCTCCTTTCGTTCGGAACCGCCCGCGCCTTGCGACGGCGGCTGAAGGTCTACATCCAGTTGATTTTCTGGCACCTGAAAGGATGCCCCGAACCCTGA
- a CDS encoding exported hypothetical protein (Evidence 5 : Unknown function) encodes MRRFIGYRKILLLPAAVLALCLTSSCARPPVEPLQSPYSPPMVTSLVAGLEHQKGLVSSAVCAGTLTVGENGSASKVSLLMAGRLQPLTVKIEMTHFWGNPLLHILVRNDTVEVLSFRDKKLLIGSLRDPLFEPYLPGILDPSALWALVRAYPDIGPYEKALSLRPQEIQLLDEAGKPLQTFAFDVQAAAPTAVHFPAQGLTLYFDRFARTGPIDYAKRCRIEPAASNRFIEIQWDDITFNRTLPEPVFALQVPPGYRIVEIERRALE; translated from the coding sequence TTGAGGAGGTTCATCGGATACCGGAAAATATTGCTTCTCCCGGCGGCTGTGTTGGCCCTCTGCCTGACCTCGAGCTGCGCGCGACCGCCAGTCGAACCCCTTCAATCCCCCTACAGCCCGCCGATGGTCACATCGCTCGTCGCCGGCCTCGAACATCAAAAGGGGCTGGTCTCGTCCGCAGTCTGCGCGGGCACCTTGACCGTCGGGGAAAACGGTTCCGCTTCCAAGGTCAGTCTCCTCATGGCAGGCCGTCTGCAACCCCTCACCGTCAAGATCGAGATGACGCATTTCTGGGGTAATCCCCTTCTCCACATCCTCGTCCGCAACGACACGGTGGAGGTGCTCTCTTTCCGCGACAAGAAGCTGCTGATCGGAAGCCTGCGGGACCCGCTCTTCGAACCCTACCTGCCCGGCATACTGGACCCCTCGGCACTCTGGGCCCTCGTGCGGGCGTACCCTGACATCGGACCCTACGAAAAGGCTTTGTCCCTGCGGCCCCAGGAAATTCAACTCCTCGATGAAGCCGGAAAACCCCTTCAAACATTCGCTTTTGACGTCCAGGCCGCCGCTCCCACGGCGGTCCATTTCCCGGCGCAGGGTCTTACCCTCTACTTCGACCGGTTCGCGCGCACCGGCCCCATTGATTATGCAAAGCGCTGCCGCATCGAACCCGCGGCAAGCAACCGTTTCATAGAAATCCAATGGGACGATATCACCTTCAATCGAACGTTGCCGGAACCTGTCTTCGCTCTGCAGGTCCCCCCCGGTTACCGGATCGTGGAGATTGAACGGCGGGCCCTGGAGTAA
- the tyrS gene encoding Tyrosine--tRNA ligase, whose translation MENVLDTLQSRGFVEQVTDLDGVRDLLDRPAVCYIGFDPTAKSLHVGSLLPIMSLVHMQQSGHRPIALVGGGTGMVGDPSGKTEMRPIMSREQIDENAEGLKAQLSRFIDFSNNHALLLNNADWLTELRYIDFLRDIGKHFSVNRMLAAESYRMRLETGLSFIEFNYMLLQAYDFWHLFKYYDCRLQMGGNDQWGNILAGEDLIRRLEGEAVFGLTFPLLTTSAGIKMGKTHKGAVWLDPDLTSPYDYYQYWINQDDADIPRFLALFTLLPMDEVHRLSQLKGAEINAAKEILAYEATRICHGRQEADRAREAAKSLFGEEESGLADSAPQFSVSVKELEQGIPAFILFEQCGLCKTRGDARRLIGQGGAYLNGERLDVFDRVVNTADLKENSLLLRAGKKRYMHVVAA comes from the coding sequence TTGGAAAATGTTCTAGATACCCTGCAGTCAAGAGGTTTTGTTGAACAGGTGACCGATCTCGACGGCGTGCGGGATCTTCTCGACCGGCCGGCTGTCTGCTATATCGGCTTCGATCCAACCGCAAAGAGCCTGCATGTCGGGAGTCTCCTGCCTATCATGTCCCTCGTCCACATGCAGCAGTCCGGCCACCGACCCATTGCCCTGGTCGGCGGCGGAACGGGCATGGTCGGTGACCCGAGCGGCAAAACCGAGATGCGGCCCATTATGAGCCGTGAGCAGATCGATGAAAACGCTGAAGGACTCAAGGCGCAGTTGTCCCGATTCATCGATTTTTCGAACAACCATGCACTGCTGCTGAACAACGCCGACTGGCTGACGGAATTGCGGTATATCGACTTCCTGAGGGATATCGGAAAACATTTCTCGGTCAACCGCATGCTGGCCGCCGAAAGCTACCGCATGCGGCTCGAAACCGGACTCAGCTTCATCGAATTCAACTACATGCTCCTTCAAGCCTATGATTTCTGGCATCTTTTCAAATACTACGATTGCCGCCTCCAGATGGGGGGGAACGACCAATGGGGTAACATCCTTGCCGGTGAGGACCTCATCCGCCGCCTCGAAGGGGAAGCCGTGTTCGGCCTGACCTTCCCCCTCCTGACCACATCGGCCGGGATCAAGATGGGAAAAACCCACAAGGGGGCGGTGTGGCTGGACCCGGATCTCACTTCTCCTTACGATTACTATCAATATTGGATCAATCAGGACGACGCGGATATCCCGCGATTTCTCGCCCTGTTCACCCTGCTGCCGATGGATGAGGTGCATCGCCTCTCCCAGTTGAAGGGTGCTGAGATCAACGCCGCCAAAGAGATCCTGGCCTATGAAGCGACGCGCATCTGCCATGGTAGACAGGAAGCCGACCGGGCACGCGAGGCGGCCAAGAGCCTTTTCGGGGAAGAGGAATCCGGCCTGGCCGATTCGGCGCCCCAGTTCTCTGTCTCTGTGAAGGAGTTGGAACAGGGCATCCCCGCCTTCATCCTCTTCGAGCAGTGCGGCCTCTGCAAGACGAGAGGAGACGCCCGCCGCCTGATCGGCCAGGGAGGCGCTTACTTGAACGGAGAAAGATTGGATGTCTTCGATCGTGTCGTCAACACCGCTGACCTGAAGGAAAACAGTCTTCTGCTGAGAGCAGGGAAAAAACGTTACATGCACGTCGTGGCCGCTTAA
- the sigC gene encoding RNA polymerase sigma-C factor, with protein MKDFMKEEELEDSLLEEEAEEDLSPVAEAYSLAPATERSLAAYDPLQRYLLEIKQYPLLTREEEMELAIRVREKNDQNAAYRLVTANLRLVVKIAMDFHRFWTRNLLDLIQEGNVGLLHAVKKFDPYRGIKFSYYASFWIKAYILKSIMDNWKLVKIGTTQSQRKLFFNLAKERDKLIAQGFDPEPRLLAERLDVKEEEVVEMSQRLGGWEVSLSSPIGEDSREPFSALLPDPGIGADEQISEAEGRSRLAEKLKTFRETLSGKEADIYDHRIMAEKPLTLQDLGDKYNISRERVRQIQEKIIKRIKSWLKEEIPDFEEEYSDFLK; from the coding sequence ATGAAGGACTTTATGAAAGAAGAAGAACTGGAAGACAGCCTGCTGGAAGAGGAAGCCGAGGAGGATCTTTCGCCCGTAGCGGAGGCGTATAGCCTTGCGCCGGCTACGGAACGGTCCCTTGCGGCCTATGATCCCCTTCAACGCTATCTTCTGGAGATCAAACAATATCCTCTACTCACCCGAGAAGAAGAAATGGAATTGGCGATCCGGGTCAGGGAAAAAAACGACCAGAACGCGGCCTACCGGCTCGTGACCGCCAACCTCCGTCTCGTTGTGAAAATCGCTATGGATTTCCACCGCTTTTGGACTCGAAACCTGCTCGATCTGATACAGGAGGGAAATGTCGGGCTCCTGCACGCCGTCAAGAAATTCGACCCCTACCGCGGCATCAAATTCTCCTATTACGCCTCCTTCTGGATCAAGGCTTACATTCTCAAGTCCATCATGGACAACTGGAAACTGGTCAAGATCGGAACCACTCAGAGCCAGAGAAAACTTTTTTTCAATCTGGCCAAGGAAAGGGACAAGCTGATCGCCCAGGGCTTCGATCCGGAGCCGCGCCTCCTCGCCGAGAGGCTGGACGTCAAGGAAGAGGAAGTCGTGGAAATGAGCCAGCGGCTTGGAGGCTGGGAAGTCTCCCTCAGCTCGCCGATCGGGGAGGATTCCAGGGAACCCTTCAGTGCGCTGCTGCCGGACCCCGGAATCGGCGCCGACGAACAGATCTCCGAGGCCGAAGGCCGAAGCCGGCTCGCCGAGAAACTGAAGACCTTCCGCGAGACCCTTTCGGGTAAAGAAGCAGACATCTATGATCATCGTATCATGGCCGAAAAACCGCTGACGCTGCAGGATCTCGGTGACAAATACAACATTTCGCGCGAGCGTGTTCGTCAGATCCAGGAAAAAATCATCAAGAGGATCAAATCCTGGCTCAAGGAGGAAATCCCTGATTTCGAAGAAGAATACTCCGATTTTCTCAAGTGA
- a CDS encoding conserved hypothetical protein (Evidence 4 : Unknown function but conserved in other organisms): MPGEGIGAYLRGERERQALSFDDILERTRLQPHILEALEAEDWDRLPSPAFAKGFLRNYVSALGLDPAAVLERFGEELPRRTAPLKPLTQEVRHRGPGPLLLVAGLLLICLLGFLLWSSGSKKSLEEPASTAPSEIDSAADVRVPPDTGQDPEPVEAAPSTGNDLPEKSPETSGPQLDASAQPEPPLAGENTAGAFSEPAPAETLAEMESPPAKLTLKMQVMKRTWVKIFVDDQRPEERIFVPGEEKVWHAEKGFEMRIGNAGGISLELNGQPVQNLGREGQVIRLNLPAGYERRRQER, encoded by the coding sequence ATGCCCGGAGAGGGTATAGGCGCCTACCTGCGCGGTGAACGTGAACGGCAGGCGCTGAGCTTCGATGACATCCTGGAGCGCACACGGCTCCAGCCCCATATCCTCGAGGCCCTCGAAGCCGAGGATTGGGATCGGCTTCCCTCCCCCGCCTTCGCCAAGGGCTTCCTGCGCAACTATGTCTCCGCCCTGGGCCTTGACCCAGCGGCCGTCCTGGAACGATTCGGAGAAGAGCTTCCCAGACGGACGGCTCCCCTCAAACCGTTGACCCAGGAGGTCCGGCATCGCGGGCCGGGGCCGCTTCTGCTCGTCGCCGGACTGCTCCTGATTTGCCTGCTGGGCTTTCTCCTGTGGTCCAGCGGATCCAAGAAAAGCCTTGAGGAGCCGGCTTCCACGGCTCCGTCCGAGATCGACTCTGCAGCCGACGTTCGCGTTCCGCCCGACACCGGCCAAGATCCCGAACCCGTTGAAGCAGCGCCTTCCACCGGCAATGACCTCCCGGAAAAATCCCCCGAGACGTCGGGGCCGCAACTCGATGCGAGTGCGCAACCTGAGCCGCCTCTTGCCGGGGAAAACACCGCGGGCGCCTTTTCCGAACCGGCTCCAGCGGAGACCCTTGCCGAGATGGAATCCCCGCCCGCGAAACTGACCCTGAAAATGCAGGTCATGAAACGGACCTGGGTCAAGATCTTTGTCGACGATCAACGTCCGGAAGAAAGGATTTTCGTGCCCGGCGAAGAAAAAGTGTGGCATGCGGAAAAAGGCTTCGAAATGCGCATCGGAAACGCGGGAGGCATCAGCCTCGAACTGAACGGCCAACCGGTGCAGAATCTGGGAAGGGAGGGGCAGGTCATCCGGTTGAACCTTCCCGCGGGTTACGAAAGGAGGCGTCAGGAGAGATAA
- a CDS encoding putative lipopolysaccharide heptosyltransferase III (Evidence 3 : Putative function from multiple computational evidences), translating into MLIKGNPSLPAGIRNLLLIQLGDIGDVVLTTPAIQALREAFPSARIHAAVREKARGILECCPPVDDISYVKKEGHSLFEAFRTQRRFFRRLRRPPLDLSIDLRTGTRGAIMALLSGAPTRIGRYSETDTLWRNRVFTHLVAPRDEATQYCAEHGLNILRPFGIATQERRPKLVAPPTLHDRAASILASAGLPRGRPFIAVQPFSLWEYKEWPAECFARLISLMSTEFERPVVLIGTRSERERAAGLAAKARGDIFHLAGMTTLDELAGVLSLATMLIGCDSAGIHIAAAVGTPTVSIFGPSSPISWAPRGPRHHVVCQHWDCVPCRQKGCQNSEVSRCLQTLPVEAVLETVRLAFTDRSGQ; encoded by the coding sequence ATGTTGATCAAAGGCAACCCCTCCCTGCCGGCCGGCATCCGGAACCTGCTCCTCATCCAGCTGGGAGACATAGGCGACGTGGTTCTGACGACACCGGCCATCCAAGCCCTTCGGGAAGCGTTCCCTTCGGCCCGCATCCATGCGGCGGTGCGGGAAAAGGCGCGCGGGATCCTGGAATGCTGTCCGCCCGTGGACGACATCTCCTACGTAAAAAAGGAAGGCCATTCGCTCTTCGAAGCCTTCCGGACCCAGCGTCGCTTTTTCAGGCGGCTCAGACGCCCGCCGCTGGATCTCAGCATCGACCTGCGGACCGGGACGCGGGGGGCTATCATGGCGCTTCTCTCGGGAGCACCCACACGAATCGGGCGTTATTCCGAAACAGACACACTCTGGCGCAACCGGGTCTTCACGCACCTTGTTGCACCTCGAGATGAAGCCACCCAATATTGTGCAGAGCATGGCCTCAACATTCTGCGCCCCTTCGGCATCGCAACGCAGGAGAGGCGCCCGAAACTGGTGGCCCCGCCCACCCTCCACGATCGTGCAGCCTCCATCCTGGCTTCGGCGGGTCTTCCGCGGGGAAGGCCCTTCATCGCGGTTCAGCCCTTTTCTCTCTGGGAATACAAAGAGTGGCCGGCAGAGTGCTTTGCCAGGCTCATCAGCCTGATGAGTACGGAGTTCGAAAGGCCGGTCGTCCTCATCGGAACCCGGAGCGAACGAGAGCGGGCGGCTGGACTGGCCGCCAAGGCCCGTGGCGACATCTTCCATCTGGCCGGCATGACCACCCTCGACGAACTCGCCGGGGTCCTCAGCCTCGCCACCATGCTGATCGGGTGCGACAGCGCCGGCATTCACATCGCTGCAGCCGTCGGGACCCCGACCGTCAGCATTTTCGGTCCATCTTCGCCCATCAGCTGGGCGCCCCGCGGCCCAAGGCATCATGTCGTCTGTCAGCACTGGGACTGTGTTCCTTGCAGGCAGAAAGGATGCCAGAATTCCGAAGTCAGTCGATGCCTCCAGACCCTTCCTGTGGAGGCCGTTCTGGAAACAGTCCGTCTCGCGTTCACGGACCGCAGCGGGCAATGA
- a CDS encoding Tetratricopeptide repeat protein — MHYHPDFPSNAHARSAPCRKGRSGAGPLLQLRKTLSRLIVDQEEMMHPLKPAARLGRPFPGAALFLAVALTFMGGCETVPTQAVPIRPDAVPAAPEKTAPEPSPDPVSEYPGTGDPVLRRKGSDPLKEAYSSFAMAALAEAAGRYDQAGRYIAEALKHDPDSVYLNMKMALLLKEMNRPQEALPYARKALADDPSQTEPLILLGDLHRMLGDEKQAAQAYESVLRVDPGDQRVRFLLATLFIRTGSYSRALEHLDLILTEKPGLILAHYYKGRVYLEMEKFQEAEESFQNALQFNEFFEPALFDLGTLYQMTGRDVQAVSMYETLLSAYPENSSARERLANLYFKLGLNEKAEQQLEQIKAHSEPGELGRQSLGLIYLKQGRLDESIEELKMILMAWPDDDKTAYYLATAYEEKGDFEQAATYFARIKPQSTYYTNARLHMAFMMENGGEYLKAADLLRDALRHSPQPELYIMLSTMLEKAGQVQEAEQAVRQGLERDPDHIDLIYRLGVLLDKQGDKAACLEEMQRILRIDPEHADALNYIGYTYAEQGIRLDEALELIERALEIKPESGYIMDSLGWVYFQKGLYQAAIQYLQRAAELEPNDPTIHEHLGDAYFRERLFDEALKSYEKALSLGPSDKPSLEEKILRTKALIGR, encoded by the coding sequence TTGCACTATCACCCGGATTTTCCTTCAAACGCCCACGCCCGGTCTGCACCGTGCCGCAAAGGGCGCAGCGGGGCGGGTCCACTTCTACAACTGAGAAAAACCCTATCGAGGCTGATCGTCGATCAAGAAGAGATGATGCATCCACTGAAACCCGCTGCGCGGCTCGGCCGCCCTTTTCCCGGAGCGGCGCTCTTTCTGGCTGTCGCCCTGACCTTCATGGGCGGATGCGAGACGGTGCCGACCCAAGCCGTCCCCATTCGGCCCGACGCCGTTCCTGCGGCGCCCGAAAAGACGGCGCCCGAACCATCTCCGGATCCCGTCTCCGAATACCCCGGCACCGGCGATCCTGTGCTCCGGAGAAAAGGTTCAGACCCACTGAAGGAGGCGTACTCCTCATTTGCGATGGCCGCCCTCGCCGAGGCCGCCGGCCGGTATGACCAGGCGGGCCGTTACATTGCGGAGGCTCTGAAACATGATCCGGACTCCGTGTATCTGAACATGAAAATGGCCCTCCTGCTCAAAGAGATGAATCGCCCGCAGGAGGCCCTGCCCTATGCCCGGAAGGCCTTGGCAGACGACCCGAGCCAGACGGAGCCGTTAATCCTGCTTGGGGACCTGCACAGAATGCTGGGGGACGAGAAACAGGCGGCACAGGCCTATGAAAGCGTGCTGCGGGTCGATCCGGGGGATCAGAGGGTGCGTTTTCTGCTCGCAACCCTTTTCATCCGCACGGGCAGCTATTCCAGGGCCCTGGAACATCTCGATCTGATTCTCACTGAAAAACCGGGTCTCATCCTCGCCCATTATTACAAGGGGCGGGTCTATCTCGAAATGGAGAAATTCCAGGAAGCCGAGGAGTCCTTCCAGAACGCCTTGCAGTTCAACGAGTTCTTCGAGCCTGCCCTGTTCGACCTGGGGACGCTCTACCAGATGACCGGGCGCGATGTCCAGGCGGTTTCCATGTACGAGACGCTGCTGTCGGCCTATCCCGAAAACAGCTCCGCACGCGAACGGCTGGCGAACCTCTATTTCAAGCTCGGACTCAACGAAAAGGCCGAACAGCAGTTGGAGCAGATCAAGGCCCACTCGGAACCCGGCGAACTCGGACGCCAATCCCTCGGTTTGATCTACTTGAAACAAGGGAGGCTGGACGAATCGATCGAAGAGCTCAAAATGATCCTCATGGCCTGGCCCGACGACGACAAGACGGCTTATTACCTCGCGACCGCATACGAAGAGAAGGGCGATTTTGAGCAGGCTGCAACATATTTCGCCAGGATCAAACCCCAATCGACCTATTACACCAATGCTCGTCTGCATATGGCCTTCATGATGGAAAACGGCGGGGAATACCTGAAGGCCGCCGATCTGCTCCGGGATGCCTTGCGCCATTCACCGCAACCCGAGCTGTACATCATGTTGAGCACCATGCTCGAAAAGGCAGGGCAGGTCCAGGAAGCGGAGCAGGCGGTGCGCCAGGGCCTCGAGCGAGATCCGGATCACATCGATCTGATTTACCGGCTCGGCGTCCTGCTCGACAAACAGGGAGACAAAGCCGCCTGCCTCGAAGAGATGCAGCGGATCCTGCGCATCGACCCCGAGCATGCCGACGCACTCAACTACATCGGCTACACCTATGCCGAGCAGGGAATCCGGCTCGATGAAGCGCTGGAATTGATTGAAAGGGCGCTCGAGATCAAACCCGAAAGCGGCTACATCATGGACAGCCTGGGCTGGGTCTACTTCCAAAAAGGTCTCTACCAGGCAGCGATCCAATATCTTCAGAGGGCTGCGGAATTGGAGCCCAATGACCCGACGATCCACGAACACCTCGGGGACGCCTATTTCCGCGAACGCCTTTTTGACGAGGCCTTGAAAAGTTATGAAAAGGCTCTTTCCCTGGGGCCCTCGGACAAGCCGAGTCTCGAAGAGAAGATCCTTCGGACCAAGGCCCTGATAGGAAGGTAA
- a CDS encoding membrane hypothetical protein (Evidence 5 : Unknown function) has protein sequence MDRGNGEMKPWISLRWDSSEKASPNTIPPQRFPCRRILFLILLLSLIIRWYNWEHTHIINPDGTLYIDQARMISHGYMAETTLADLRFLSPYPFAVAAAYPLLGDWETAARGISLLFGTLTLIPLFLLARKFLRPETALGLILIFALMPTFVVNSAEAVRDPMAWFFGACGLYLMIHQTQTKRWWAVCLAGASFVLAAWSRVEMGLFFGVSLLFLLFLEEKARFRKCLVFCLPLLAFLLLNIWISAAGQAVELNALRIDEIKTKPGGLFTGYQGVREGLSHLAQDQATGPLRFFLQIARSHVLLVAFGEIVSTLLKAVHYPFALLFIAAFTPLRREIGKNRCLFYLTFLAAAALGILYVHLLDQWISEARFFVFALLPASVIMGLGLDRCLSFLSRRFQLQGATALFIAAAVVMALTLPKNLKEREADKGVFKAIGALIASREDPGRLTPVAASDPIQRWITFYANPRYNGPTPINGNQLRIEALVGSSYERLMQNLRAQRIPYLLWEEKRWPDCGYTLEKSMNRRDLKMLGHWEHRDTGRMILFEVQP, from the coding sequence ATGGATCGAGGGAACGGTGAGATGAAACCATGGATCTCTTTGCGGTGGGACAGTTCGGAGAAAGCCTCACCGAACACGATCCCGCCGCAGCGTTTCCCCTGCCGACGGATCCTTTTCCTGATCCTGCTTCTTTCGCTCATCATCCGATGGTACAACTGGGAACATACCCACATCATCAACCCGGATGGAACCCTTTACATCGACCAGGCGAGGATGATCAGCCACGGCTATATGGCGGAAACCACCCTGGCTGACCTGCGTTTTCTCTCGCCCTATCCCTTCGCGGTTGCGGCCGCCTACCCGCTTTTGGGCGACTGGGAGACGGCGGCCCGAGGCATTTCTCTCCTCTTCGGCACGCTCACCCTCATTCCGCTCTTTCTGCTCGCCCGCAAGTTCCTCCGGCCCGAAACAGCCCTCGGGCTCATCCTGATCTTTGCACTCATGCCGACCTTCGTCGTCAACAGCGCAGAGGCTGTCCGAGATCCCATGGCATGGTTTTTCGGCGCCTGCGGACTCTATCTGATGATTCATCAGACGCAGACCAAGCGTTGGTGGGCGGTATGCCTTGCGGGTGCGAGCTTCGTGCTGGCGGCATGGAGCCGCGTCGAAATGGGGCTATTCTTCGGGGTGTCGCTCCTCTTTCTCCTGTTTTTGGAAGAGAAGGCGCGGTTCAGAAAATGCCTGGTCTTCTGCCTCCCCTTGCTGGCTTTCCTGCTCCTGAACATCTGGATCTCCGCCGCCGGCCAAGCGGTCGAACTCAATGCGCTGCGCATCGATGAAATCAAGACCAAACCTGGAGGACTTTTCACGGGTTATCAAGGGGTTCGCGAGGGGCTCTCGCATCTTGCGCAGGATCAGGCCACAGGCCCCTTGCGCTTCTTCCTCCAGATTGCCCGCAGCCATGTCCTCCTGGTCGCCTTCGGAGAAATCGTTTCAACCCTTCTCAAAGCGGTCCACTATCCTTTCGCTCTGCTCTTCATCGCCGCGTTCACCCCTCTGCGTCGCGAAATCGGGAAAAACCGCTGCCTATTCTATCTCACGTTCCTCGCCGCTGCCGCCTTGGGGATCCTCTATGTGCATCTTCTCGACCAGTGGATCAGCGAGGCACGTTTCTTCGTGTTCGCCCTGCTGCCTGCATCCGTCATCATGGGACTGGGACTGGACAGGTGCCTCTCCTTCCTGTCACGCCGCTTTCAACTCCAGGGTGCAACGGCGCTTTTCATCGCCGCCGCCGTTGTAATGGCCCTGACTCTGCCGAAAAATCTCAAGGAAAGGGAGGCGGACAAAGGCGTTTTCAAAGCGATCGGCGCCCTGATCGCCTCCCGGGAAGATCCGGGCAGGCTGACCCCGGTCGCCGCATCGGACCCGATCCAACGCTGGATCACCTTTTACGCGAATCCCCGCTACAACGGCCCGACACCGATCAACGGAAACCAACTCCGCATCGAGGCCCTTGTGGGATCTTCCTATGAAAGACTCATGCAGAATCTGAGGGCACAGCGCATTCCCTATCTCCTGTGGGAAGAAAAGCGTTGGCCCGACTGCGGCTATACCCTGGAAAAAAGCATGAACCGGCGGGATCTCAAGATGCTCGGTCACTGGGAACACCGGGACACGGGGCGGATGATCCTATTCGAAGTGCAGCCCTAG